In one Podarcis muralis chromosome 7, rPodMur119.hap1.1, whole genome shotgun sequence genomic region, the following are encoded:
- the LOC114603250 gene encoding chemerin-like receptor 1 → MSTSPAGNVSSSSLVLEEATVRSTVKIITGVIFSFIFLAGVTGNGIVLWVTGWKLRWTSNTIWFFNLALADLASTSLIFVTVLNLALDLHWPFGSVACKVANCLFGLSVCSGVLLLSSISVDRCVLVVAPVWCQNYRTPRLTWGTCGLLWMISLTFFVPSSYFFTEISVEKNNRSSCNNLDIFQDWQEAEVLTICIFLYQFLLPLLVISISYTILVVTMHKKKLNKSSKPFLVVTRVVFCFFLCWLPYHALALARISMDAVPDAVHLVAIPLSKCLALFNSCINPLLYVFVGQEFKDAVRRSLLQVFKTAFEEAPVATSV, encoded by the coding sequence ATGTCAACAAGCCCAGCAGGCAATGTCTCCTCATCCTCTCTGGTCCTGGAGGAAGCCACTGTGCGCAGCACTGTAAAGATCATCACTGGAGTGATCTTCAGCTTCATCTTCCTAGCTGGGGTGACTGGGAATGGGATAGTGTTGTGGGTCACCGGCTGGAAGCTCCGCTGGACCTCCAACACCATTTGGTTCTTCAACCTTGCCTTGGCCGACTTGGCTTCCACCTCCCTAATCTTCGTCACAGTGTTGAACTTGGCCCTGGACCTGCACTGGCCCTTTGGCTCAGTAGCCTGCAAGGTGGCCAACTGCCTTTTTGGGCTGAGCGTGTGCAGCGGTGTCCTGCTACTCAGCTCCATCAGCGTGGACCGCTGCGTGTTGGTGGTGGCCCCCGTCTGGTGCCAGAACTATCGGACCCCGCGCCTCACATGGGGGACTTGCGGGCTCCTCTGGATGATCTCCCTCACCTTCTTCGTCCCCAGCTCTTACTTCTTCACTGAGATCTCAGTGGAGAAGAATAACCGGAGCTCCTGCAACAACCTGGACATCTTCCAGGACTGGCAGGAAGCAGAAGTCCTCACCATCTGCATTTTTCTCTACCAGTTCCTCCTGCCCTTGCTGGTCATCTCCATCTCCTACACCATCCTGGTGGTGACCATGCACAAGAAGAAGCTCAACAAGTCCAGCAAGCCCTTCTTGGTGGTTACCAGGGTGGtcttctgcttcttcctctgcTGGCTGCCCTACCATGCCCTGGCTCTGGCAAGGATCTCTATGGATGCTGTTCCAGATGCTGTGCACCTGGTGGCCATCCCTCTTTCCAAGTGTCTGGCCTTGTTCAACAGCTGCATCAACCCCTTGCTCTATGTCTTTGTGGGGCAGGAGTTCAAGGATGCAGTGAGGAGGTCCTTGCTGCAGGTCTTCAAGACAGCTTTTGAAGAGGCACCAGTGGCCACCAGTGTTTGA